Proteins encoded by one window of Dietzia sp. B32:
- a CDS encoding AMP-binding protein, with amino-acid sequence MPDDVNEITERRPWSPPLRPEGFHWEIPERFNIGAACTDVHPEGAPAIVVDRGDDPPEITTFGELGERARRLITFLRERGVGEGDRVAVMCAQSAETAVAHMAAYLMGAIAVPLSVKFGPEAALFRMGDSGSVAAVFDADCYARLADELAELPELRTVLVTGDAVPAATSPVAGAMHAAGTAPAVDESAAAAADGAVAGAGADGSPAADSGTLTVLPLAVAEEADLAVVVADTGPDDPALLIYTSGTTGQPKGALHGHRVVLGHMPGVVRALDGFPAAGESAADVFWTPADWAWAGGLLDVLLPSLYSGVPVVASTRRPSPETVEHILRRHGVTCSFLPPTILKMMRASDVDYSRTGLRAAFSGGEALGEAVAEWAREALGVQVNEIYGQTECNLIVGTCHAEFSTPPGSMGRPTPGFDLVLLDSRGEHLGEPVAAGEVGEICVRLPSPNAFLRYWNAPEKTAEKTADGVLHTGDLAKVDDEGNFWFSGRNDDLISSAGYRVGPGEIEDQILRHSAVEMVAVIGVPDELRGEAIVAYVVLGEGATGSPELAAEIQAFVKERLAFYQYPREVVFLDELPTTNTGKIRRAQLRADHPAQLRATHSEDAK; translated from the coding sequence ATGCCAGACGACGTGAACGAGATCACAGAGCGGCGCCCGTGGAGTCCGCCACTGCGGCCCGAGGGCTTCCACTGGGAGATCCCGGAACGATTCAACATCGGCGCCGCGTGCACGGACGTGCATCCGGAGGGCGCACCCGCGATCGTGGTGGACCGCGGCGACGACCCGCCGGAGATCACCACATTCGGCGAACTCGGCGAGCGCGCCCGCCGGCTCATCACGTTCCTGCGGGAGCGCGGGGTCGGCGAGGGTGACCGCGTCGCCGTGATGTGCGCGCAGTCCGCCGAGACCGCCGTGGCGCACATGGCCGCGTACCTCATGGGCGCCATCGCGGTGCCGCTGTCGGTGAAGTTCGGTCCCGAGGCGGCGCTGTTCCGCATGGGCGACTCCGGCTCGGTCGCGGCCGTGTTCGACGCCGACTGCTACGCGCGCCTGGCCGACGAGCTCGCCGAGCTGCCCGAGCTGCGCACCGTGCTCGTCACCGGCGATGCGGTTCCGGCCGCGACGTCGCCGGTGGCCGGGGCGATGCACGCGGCGGGTACGGCCCCGGCGGTCGACGAGTCAGCTGCGGCGGCCGCCGACGGAGCCGTGGCGGGCGCTGGCGCGGATGGCAGTCCAGCGGCGGATTCCGGCACGCTCACCGTGCTGCCGCTCGCGGTGGCGGAGGAGGCGGACCTCGCCGTCGTCGTCGCCGACACCGGACCCGACGACCCCGCGCTGCTCATCTACACCTCCGGAACCACCGGCCAGCCCAAGGGCGCGCTCCACGGCCACCGGGTCGTGCTGGGGCACATGCCGGGCGTCGTGCGCGCGCTCGACGGGTTCCCCGCGGCGGGGGAAAGCGCCGCCGACGTGTTCTGGACCCCGGCCGACTGGGCGTGGGCCGGGGGGCTGCTCGACGTACTGCTGCCCAGCCTCTACAGCGGTGTGCCCGTGGTCGCCTCCACCCGGCGGCCCAGCCCGGAGACCGTCGAGCACATCCTCCGTCGACACGGCGTGACCTGCTCATTCCTGCCGCCGACCATCCTCAAGATGATGCGCGCCTCCGACGTGGACTACTCGCGCACCGGGCTGCGGGCCGCGTTCTCCGGCGGCGAGGCGCTCGGCGAGGCCGTGGCCGAATGGGCGCGCGAAGCGCTGGGCGTGCAGGTCAACGAGATCTACGGCCAGACCGAATGCAATCTCATCGTGGGCACGTGTCACGCCGAGTTCTCGACCCCGCCCGGCTCGATGGGCCGCCCCACGCCCGGGTTCGACCTCGTGCTGCTCGACAGCCGTGGCGAGCACCTCGGCGAGCCCGTCGCGGCGGGGGAGGTCGGCGAGATCTGCGTGCGGCTGCCCAGCCCCAACGCGTTCCTGCGCTACTGGAACGCGCCCGAGAAGACCGCGGAGAAGACCGCCGACGGCGTCCTGCACACCGGGGACCTCGCCAAGGTCGACGACGAGGGGAACTTCTGGTTCTCCGGCCGCAACGACGACCTCATCTCCTCGGCCGGCTACCGCGTGGGCCCCGGCGAGATCGAGGACCAGATCCTGCGCCACAGTGCCGTCGAGATGGTGGCCGTGATCGGCGTGCCGGACGAGCTGCGCGGCGAGGCGATCGTCGCGTACGTCGTCCTCGGCGAGGGCGCCACCGGCTCACCCGAGCTCGCCGCCGAGATCCAGGCCTTCGTCAAGGAACGGCTGGCCTTCTACCAGTACCCACGTGAGGTCGTCTTCCTCGACGAGCTCCCCACCACCAACACCGGCAAGATCCGCCGCGCGCAGCTGCGCGCTGATCACCCAGCGCAGCTTCGCGCCACCCACTCAGAGGACGCGAAATGA
- a CDS encoding enoyl-CoA hydratase/isomerase family protein: MSESPSTPSSTYEFLTLDVTDGIALVTLGRPPVNALSRAMQEELRAVAGEVSGRDDVDAVVFTGSERVFAAGADIKEMRNMPYARMVAEARELQSAFTAVAAIPQPTVAAITGAALGGGMELALCCDRRIAEDKAKLGQPEILLGIIPGAGGTQRLTRLVGPAVAKDLCLTGRTLTAAEALELRAVEEVVPDGQAVTRALEWARQFVGGPRIALRAVKEAVDRGIEVDLDTGLAIERALFAGLFATEDREIGMQSFMDSGPGKAQFTGR, encoded by the coding sequence ATGTCTGAATCTCCATCCACCCCGTCCAGCACCTACGAGTTCCTCACCCTCGACGTCACCGACGGCATCGCGCTGGTCACCCTGGGCCGGCCGCCGGTCAACGCCCTGTCCCGCGCGATGCAGGAGGAACTCCGCGCGGTGGCCGGCGAGGTCTCCGGCCGCGACGACGTCGACGCCGTGGTGTTCACCGGCAGCGAGCGCGTCTTCGCCGCCGGTGCCGACATCAAGGAGATGCGGAACATGCCGTATGCCCGGATGGTCGCCGAGGCCCGCGAGCTGCAGTCCGCGTTCACGGCCGTCGCCGCGATCCCCCAGCCCACCGTCGCCGCCATCACCGGCGCGGCCCTGGGCGGCGGCATGGAACTGGCCCTGTGCTGCGACCGGCGCATCGCCGAGGACAAGGCCAAGCTCGGCCAGCCCGAGATCCTGCTCGGCATCATCCCCGGCGCCGGCGGCACGCAGCGCCTCACCCGGCTCGTCGGCCCGGCCGTGGCCAAGGACCTCTGCCTCACCGGCCGCACGCTCACCGCCGCCGAGGCCCTCGAGCTGCGCGCGGTCGAGGAGGTCGTCCCGGACGGGCAGGCCGTCACCCGCGCCCTCGAGTGGGCCCGGCAGTTCGTCGGCGGACCCCGTATCGCGCTGCGGGCCGTCAAGGAGGCCGTCGACCGCGGTATCGAGGTGGACCTCGACACCGGGCTGGCCATCGAGCGCGCCCTCTTCGCCGGACTGTTCGCCACCGAGGACCGCGAGATCGGCATGCAGTCGTTCATGGACTCCGGCCCCGGCAAGGCGCAGTTCACCGGCCGCTGA
- a CDS encoding helix-turn-helix domain-containing protein: MAVDLALGLRDVLDASAELASAEDEDAVLHIAIRRARQLVGTDLAYVMLLDPERGDTYMRMAEGATSPRFDTIRLGMGLGLGGQVAEAMAPRWTRNYLVDEQYTHVIDPIIVEEGLTAILGVPVRTHGRLTGMLFTSDRRERDFTQDEITLLALLADQISAALTAAERTSRRQRDLDSTRDALDIAHAETTRLSATVDLHERLTRLVISGTTVPEIVDLVVDLEGGTAAVFDLAHREIGSARSPEGPPVDLLRQVLAKVGADSESATTAVTRSEDGHLVVVTPVVTGPDHLGYVAFASRGTVPAIRPVLARVSSVIALILLGHRARDEADNRVRGELLAEVLSPGEHDLEAIARRAALLGVDVDADLVALVITPAEARMTRALETECRSLARADDGLVTTYGDRGVMLLPGTDAGATARDVAARLSAHRATVGAAGPIAGIAGLAEVGDHVERAGRAARLLIALDRASDGAATEELGLYGLLFSEVDREFVTQFIERNLGPVRDFDRTRGTALLDTLEAWFAADGSPSATAERLFVHVNTVYQRLDRLDQVLGTGWRRGDRALELRLALRLAELRGA, translated from the coding sequence ATGGCCGTCGACCTCGCCCTCGGGCTGCGCGACGTCCTCGACGCCTCCGCCGAGCTCGCCTCGGCGGAGGACGAGGACGCCGTGCTGCACATCGCCATCCGCAGGGCCCGCCAACTCGTGGGCACCGACCTGGCCTACGTCATGCTGCTCGACCCCGAGCGCGGCGACACCTACATGCGGATGGCCGAGGGCGCCACCAGCCCCAGGTTCGACACCATCCGCCTGGGCATGGGACTCGGCCTGGGCGGGCAGGTCGCCGAGGCCATGGCCCCCCGCTGGACCCGCAACTACCTCGTCGACGAGCAATACACCCACGTCATCGACCCGATCATCGTCGAGGAAGGCCTCACCGCGATCCTCGGCGTCCCCGTGCGCACCCACGGCCGGCTCACCGGGATGCTGTTCACCTCCGATCGACGCGAACGCGACTTCACCCAGGACGAGATCACCCTCCTCGCGCTCCTCGCCGACCAGATCTCGGCCGCCCTCACCGCCGCCGAACGCACCTCCCGCCGCCAGCGGGACCTCGACTCCACCCGCGACGCCCTCGACATCGCCCACGCCGAGACCACCCGCCTGTCCGCCACCGTCGACCTGCACGAACGGCTCACCCGGCTGGTCATCTCCGGCACGACCGTCCCCGAGATCGTCGACCTCGTGGTGGACCTCGAGGGAGGCACCGCCGCCGTGTTCGACCTCGCCCACCGGGAGATCGGCTCGGCCCGCTCCCCCGAGGGACCGCCCGTCGACCTGCTGCGGCAGGTCCTGGCCAAGGTCGGCGCGGACTCCGAGTCCGCGACCACCGCGGTCACCAGGTCGGAGGACGGCCACCTCGTCGTCGTCACCCCTGTCGTCACCGGACCTGACCACCTCGGGTACGTCGCCTTCGCCAGCCGCGGGACCGTGCCCGCCATCCGGCCCGTCCTCGCGCGCGTGAGCTCGGTGATCGCGCTGATCCTGCTGGGGCACCGCGCGCGCGACGAGGCCGACAACCGCGTGCGTGGCGAGCTGCTCGCCGAGGTCCTGTCACCCGGCGAGCACGACCTCGAGGCCATCGCCCGGCGGGCCGCCCTGCTCGGGGTGGACGTGGACGCCGACCTCGTGGCGCTGGTGATCACGCCCGCCGAGGCCCGGATGACACGGGCGCTGGAGACCGAGTGCCGCTCCCTCGCCCGCGCCGACGACGGGCTGGTCACCACCTACGGCGACCGCGGCGTGATGCTGCTGCCCGGCACCGACGCCGGCGCCACCGCCCGCGACGTCGCCGCCCGACTGTCCGCGCACCGGGCGACCGTCGGCGCCGCCGGACCGATTGCCGGTATCGCCGGGCTCGCGGAGGTGGGCGACCACGTCGAGCGGGCCGGACGGGCTGCGCGGCTGCTCATCGCGCTCGACCGGGCAAGTGACGGCGCCGCCACCGAGGAGCTCGGGCTGTACGGGCTGCTGTTCAGCGAGGTCGACCGCGAGTTCGTCACGCAGTTCATCGAGCGCAACCTCGGCCCGGTGCGCGACTTCGACCGCACCCGCGGCACCGCGCTACTCGACACGCTCGAGGCGTGGTTCGCCGCCGACGGCAGCCCCTCCGCCACCGCCGAGCGGCTGTTCGTGCACGTCAACACCGTGTACCAGCGGCTCGACCGGCTGGACCAGGTGCTGGGCACCGGCTGGCGCCGCGGCGACCGCGCGCTCGAGCTGCGGCTGGCGCTGCGGTTGGCGGAGTTGCGGGGGGCGTGA
- a CDS encoding EcsC family protein has protein sequence MAIAQPKRVKEITKSISEGDMETAATATINFILDSGVNGFGPVKGAETIAAEALKHSGGDAEKAIKRIIATHTRVVGASGFVSGLGGLATMAVAIPTDVTVFYTRATRMIAAVAHLRGYDVHSEEVRSVIAVSLIGSAGVEAMSKAGVEIGTKTAVAALKRVPGTVLTKINKAVGFRLVTKFGTTGSINLVKVVPVAGAAVGGTINIAGIRSIAGYAKSNFPAVDPVVVPGTVV, from the coding sequence ATGGCGATTGCCCAACCCAAGCGTGTCAAGGAGATCACCAAGTCGATCTCTGAAGGCGATATGGAGACGGCGGCCACGGCCACCATCAACTTCATCCTCGATTCGGGAGTGAACGGTTTCGGACCGGTCAAGGGTGCCGAGACCATCGCCGCCGAGGCACTCAAGCACTCCGGTGGCGACGCCGAAAAGGCCATCAAGCGGATCATCGCCACGCACACCAGGGTCGTGGGCGCGTCGGGGTTCGTGTCCGGACTCGGTGGGCTGGCCACGATGGCGGTGGCCATTCCCACGGATGTCACCGTCTTCTACACGCGAGCCACCCGCATGATCGCGGCGGTCGCACACCTGCGCGGATATGACGTTCACAGCGAGGAGGTCCGCAGTGTCATCGCGGTGTCGCTGATCGGATCCGCCGGTGTCGAGGCGATGTCCAAGGCCGGAGTCGAGATCGGCACCAAGACGGCCGTCGCGGCCCTGAAAAGGGTTCCGGGCACTGTCCTGACCAAGATCAACAAGGCGGTGGGCTTCCGTCTGGTCACCAAGTTCGGCACCACGGGGTCCATCAACCTGGTCAAGGTCGTGCCCGTGGCGGGCGCAGCCGTGGGCGGGACGATCAACATCGCGGGCATCCGATCGATCGCCGGCTACGCGAAGAGCAACTTCCCGGCAGTCGACCCAGTGGTCGTGCCGGGCACCGTCGTCTGA
- the urtE gene encoding urea ABC transporter ATP-binding subunit UrtE: MTALLKMTGVRAGYGGSEVVHGVDLEVPAGGVAAILGHNGAGKTTLLRTAVGLLPCKGGTIEFDGEDITSLRPHARVARGIGYVPQGQQSFTQLTTAENLQVVADGRKRGKALIDESLDLFPALKELLDRKAGLLSGGQRQQLAIARTLITEPRMLVLDEPTEGIQPNVVAEIERIIVDLASRGDLSVLLVEQHVGFSLRASDVYYVMESGRISHSGASDATAAHEVSAALAI; encoded by the coding sequence ATGACCGCACTGCTCAAGATGACCGGCGTCCGCGCGGGCTACGGGGGCTCGGAGGTCGTCCACGGTGTCGACCTCGAGGTCCCAGCCGGGGGAGTGGCCGCGATCCTCGGCCACAACGGTGCCGGCAAGACGACGCTGCTGCGGACCGCGGTGGGACTGTTGCCCTGCAAGGGCGGGACGATCGAGTTCGACGGCGAGGACATCACCTCCCTGCGGCCGCACGCGCGGGTGGCCCGCGGGATCGGCTACGTCCCGCAGGGTCAGCAGTCGTTCACCCAGCTCACGACGGCCGAGAACCTCCAGGTGGTCGCCGACGGGCGCAAGCGCGGTAAGGCGCTGATCGACGAGTCTCTGGACCTGTTCCCGGCGCTCAAGGAACTGCTCGACCGCAAGGCCGGCCTGCTCTCCGGCGGTCAGCGTCAGCAGCTGGCGATCGCCCGGACGCTCATCACCGAGCCGCGGATGCTGGTGCTGGACGAGCCCACCGAGGGCATCCAGCCCAACGTCGTGGCCGAGATCGAGCGCATCATCGTGGACCTCGCCTCCCGCGGTGACCTTTCGGTCCTGCTGGTCGAACAGCACGTGGGCTTCTCGCTGCGGGCCTCCGACGTCTATTACGTCATGGAGTCCGGGCGGATCTCGCACTCAGGCGCCTCTGATGCGACCGCCGCCCACGAGGTGTCGGCGGCGCTGGCGATCTGA
- the urtD gene encoding urea ABC transporter ATP-binding protein UrtD produces the protein MTPTTAFGIGAALSAGTLTGAEIGLPGSGARKNARTRSGEGGAGTYLEVRDLTVTFDGFKAVDGVDLTLIQGDLRFLIGPNGAGKTTVVDAITGLVPATGTVDKSGQPVLGMKTHKIARMGIGRTFQTASVFEDLTVEQNLDIAAGADRGPLTLLRRRHGREDRVADALETIGLGHLAGTKAGVLAHGQKQWLEIGMLLVQDSDVMLLDEPVAGMGAEERQATGELLQRIAADRTVVVVEHDMDFMRAFATSVTVLAAGKVLAEGTVAEIQADPKVQQVYLGTAAATGTELEDETEESPR, from the coding sequence ATGACCCCGACCACCGCCTTCGGCATCGGTGCCGCCCTCTCTGCGGGCACCCTGACCGGCGCCGAGATCGGCCTGCCCGGCTCCGGCGCCCGCAAGAACGCCCGGACTCGCTCCGGGGAGGGAGGCGCCGGCACCTACCTCGAGGTCCGCGATCTGACGGTGACGTTCGACGGGTTCAAGGCCGTGGACGGCGTCGACCTCACGCTGATCCAGGGCGACCTGCGCTTCCTCATCGGCCCGAACGGCGCCGGCAAGACGACCGTCGTCGACGCGATCACCGGGCTCGTGCCCGCCACCGGCACCGTCGACAAGTCGGGGCAGCCGGTGCTGGGGATGAAGACGCACAAGATCGCCAGGATGGGCATCGGCCGCACCTTCCAGACGGCGTCGGTGTTCGAGGACCTCACCGTGGAGCAGAACCTCGACATCGCCGCCGGCGCCGACCGCGGCCCGCTCACCCTGCTGCGGCGTCGCCACGGCCGGGAGGACAGGGTCGCCGATGCGCTCGAGACCATCGGGCTCGGGCACCTCGCCGGCACCAAGGCAGGGGTGCTGGCGCACGGGCAGAAACAGTGGCTGGAGATCGGCATGCTGCTGGTCCAGGACTCCGACGTCATGCTGCTCGACGAGCCCGTCGCCGGGATGGGCGCCGAGGAGCGTCAGGCCACCGGCGAGCTGCTGCAGCGCATCGCCGCCGACCGAACCGTCGTGGTGGTGGAACACGACATGGACTTCATGCGCGCGTTCGCCACCTCCGTCACCGTCCTGGCCGCCGGCAAGGTGCTCGCGGAGGGCACCGTCGCCGAGATCCAGGCCGACCCCAAGGTGCAGCAGGTCTACCTGGGCACCGCCGCCGCGACCGGCACCGAGCTGGAAGACGAGACCGAGGAGTCCCCACGATGA
- the urtC gene encoding urea ABC transporter permease subunit UrtC: MTKTISVTRAAGGADSADSAATTAADPAAAPPRRTRARRLLTGDAERPRWTFWAALAVAALIIFGLAPALLSDFRLSLLAKFFCYAIVASGIGLAWGRGGMLTLGQGVYFGVGAYAMAMFLKISDARDRGGADALPDFMQIAGMRALPGYWVPFASPGFTLAVILLVPPLLAFGFGYLVFNRKVKGAYFAILSQALAAAAAIFLVSRPELGGSNGLNRFTGFFGFALSDPANRRMLYFLAGGALLLVVLLVRQLMNSRFGELLVAVRDQEERVRFLGYDPAMVKSFAYAVAAFAAGLAGALFVPIVGIISPSAIGIAPSIAFLIGVAIGGRATLLGPVLGAIGVAWAQTAFSEAYPSQWTYLQGILFIVVVGFLPGGLASLFVMRRRRAKDTPAMTTTTTTTTTTTSAATSDRPATTGVAEPDPDSSAPGAASPEESR; the protein is encoded by the coding sequence ATGACCAAGACCATCTCCGTCACCCGAGCGGCTGGCGGCGCCGACTCCGCCGACTCCGCTGCCACCACCGCCGCCGATCCCGCCGCCGCGCCGCCCCGGCGCACCCGCGCCCGGCGCCTGCTCACCGGCGACGCCGAGCGGCCACGGTGGACGTTCTGGGCCGCGCTCGCGGTGGCCGCGCTGATCATCTTCGGCCTCGCGCCCGCGCTGCTGTCCGATTTCCGCCTGAGCCTGCTGGCCAAGTTCTTCTGCTACGCGATCGTCGCCAGCGGCATCGGTCTGGCGTGGGGGCGCGGCGGCATGCTCACCCTGGGCCAGGGCGTGTACTTCGGCGTGGGCGCGTACGCGATGGCGATGTTCCTCAAGATCTCCGACGCCCGCGACCGCGGCGGCGCCGACGCACTGCCCGACTTCATGCAGATCGCCGGGATGCGCGCGCTGCCCGGGTACTGGGTGCCGTTCGCCTCGCCCGGGTTCACGCTCGCGGTGATCCTGCTGGTGCCGCCGCTGCTGGCGTTCGGGTTCGGCTACCTGGTGTTCAACCGCAAGGTCAAGGGCGCCTACTTCGCGATCCTCTCGCAGGCCCTGGCCGCGGCCGCCGCGATCTTCCTCGTGAGCCGGCCGGAGCTGGGCGGGTCCAACGGGCTCAACCGCTTCACCGGGTTCTTCGGGTTCGCGCTGTCCGACCCTGCCAACCGGCGGATGCTGTACTTCCTCGCCGGCGGCGCGCTGCTCCTGGTGGTGCTGCTGGTGCGCCAGCTCATGAACTCCCGGTTCGGCGAGCTGCTCGTGGCCGTCCGTGACCAGGAGGAGCGCGTGCGGTTCCTCGGCTACGACCCGGCGATGGTCAAGTCGTTCGCCTACGCCGTGGCCGCCTTCGCCGCGGGGCTCGCCGGGGCGCTGTTCGTGCCGATCGTCGGGATCATCTCGCCGTCGGCGATCGGTATCGCGCCCTCGATCGCGTTCCTCATCGGCGTCGCGATCGGCGGCCGCGCCACCCTGCTCGGCCCGGTGCTCGGCGCGATCGGGGTGGCGTGGGCGCAGACCGCGTTCTCCGAGGCCTACCCGTCGCAGTGGACCTACCTGCAGGGGATCTTGTTCATCGTGGTGGTGGGGTTCCTGCCCGGTGGCCTGGCGTCGCTGTTCGTGATGCGGCGTCGGCGGGCGAAGGACACCCCCGCAATGACAACGACAACGACGACGACAACGACGACGACGAGCGCCGCCACCTCCGACCGGCCCGCCACCACCGGCGTCGCCGAACCTGATCCCGATTCGTCGGCGCCGGGCGCCGCTTCCCCCGAGGAGTCCCGATGA